One Vicia villosa cultivar HV-30 ecotype Madison, WI linkage group LG5, Vvil1.0, whole genome shotgun sequence genomic window, TTTAACTATCTCACAAATTCAAGCTTTTCTTTAGTATCCATTTGATTTGGTATGTTTTTCaaaattctttcttttttatatttttatttatagttaTTTGTTCAAGCTACATTAGTTGTTTAAGGTACATTAGATATAGTAGTGGAAAACTGGAAATGAAATAGGTAGCATACAAGAACATACAGTGACAATTGTTTGGAAGGTTAGGGCAGCAATGACGTTTCTGCCATGGCTGAGAATCATAGCTttgtccggagatgcatctcaggATTTTTTGGTGCTatttttggagatgtatctctgaattTGTCTCAAAATGCAATTTGGTTGAATTTGTatgagtttttttaataattaagtacTATGTTTtttttgtgtgcataattgaatgCTATGTTAGAACAGTTAATGTATACATTTTCTTTCTAATTCATGGCCTAAAATGACCTAAAATATACTGGACTTAAATAACCTAAAATATGTGTGCCTAGAAAGATCAAATTTAgtgaataaaaacaaaacaattgagaATAGAgggtatttcggaaatgcatctctggaTACACCCAAATAACatacggagatgcatctttggaccatattttatttaaaatggggTGGATAACAGAAAGACAAAGATTTGTATAATTTTGAGTTTGTCTGAAGATGCATCTTCAGACGTATGAAGTGAAATTTCGAGTTTTCATAGGTGTGGGGTGCGCCCATAAGAGTGGAAAGGGCATTCCCCATCATATTATATGTTAAGAATTCATTCAATAACTGACACATAACAAAACATAATAcactaaaaatacaaataaaaacccaaattattatttaaaaaaaatggaatttCATGTATAAGAAAGGATCGCTTCTTCCAACTTAAAGATTGCTCTCACACCTTAATGAAAAATCAAAACTATTTCTAAAATTCCGAAATATACTTCCAAGCACATTTCGTTCACACACAAGCCATTCATTAATAATGCAGGCCCcaattttatgtcaaaaattaatacagaTATGCATCTCTGTATAACTTACCAAAGTGCACCCACAGACgcgtttttgataaaaaaaaatgcatCAGACTCTTCTCCTTACTCATTTCTCTTTTACTCTCTCAAACTCTCAAAATATCTCAAACTCTCAACCTCTCTAAAACTATCAAACTCCCTCAATTCACTTCCAAGTTTCTACCATCAACATTCAGTTGATCAAAGAGCTCACCATCAAACTCACATTTGGTAAGTTTTTGATTTtcctatatattttttatttctttatacaTTTGTAGAAATTGAGCAATGTGTTTGATAGATTGTGTAATAGAAATTTTAAATAGGTTATTTAATTGAGCAATGTGGTTGATATGTAGTTTATATAAGCAATGCATTTTGAGAAAGTTGGACTTCCATCCATTTctgtctttttgtttttgtttttttgagttGCAGGTtaataaaaaaatggattttcatATTCGTccaaattttggttttttagaaATTCTGTATTTCAGTCGTCTGCATTGCTTGCCATTATTTTTCATTGTGTTTAATTCAGGTTTGATTTTTTCTACTATGTAATGCTTGAGTGGTTTAATTATAGACATTATGGTTAATAACCAAGAAGGAATGAGACTCGTCAAAGTGTCGCAGCATGCATCGCTTCGTAGGGAAAGAGTCTGACTCTCCCAAGTGATAGTCGGTTCTAGTTTGTTTGATTAAGAGGCGTGAGCATATAGGAAAACTAATGAAGTACATGCAAGCTACGCCCGCACTACTACACTCTTCTAGAAGTCTGTAGATATGCATTGCCTAGGAGTACAAGTGAGTTATGTTATACTATACACTCTCGCTAGACGATACCTACTCCGATATATAtgatacatggaattgagcatTCATCCCActcatagggaattagggaattGAGCCCTTTAAAGTGTATTTTGACCGTACAATTGCAAGTGATATACACTTCCATGCATACTAACTATCACTGTCAGATGCGTCCTTTGAATGACATAACCTTCTACTCTATATGGTTGAGTTATCGGTCACGTCTGATATATCCACATCTGTCTGAGCGTGTCATGTGCTAGTTCAGGTTGATGTAGTTTGTTCTAAGACATCCCTCCCATTTTCTCCTCATACTATGGCCCATAGAGATGAAGATGCCATGAATGATGATTTCCTTAATCATCTAGTACCGAGTGAAGCACGAGGTATTATAGCTCCTATCGAATAAAGTTGTGCATTCTACTACGTCCAGTAGTATTTCAGAGTATTATATTCTTTTATGACAATGAATGCTCCAGGAGATCCACCTAGGCCAACTCGTTAGGAGATACTACAGGATGAGCAGACTAGGGCAAATGTTGATGTTGCTGTGTTGCTTACATGTTGTTGTATCATGGATCTTTTGGGAGAGGGTATAGATaaagaagtctttccagaaggcTCTACTAAGAAAAACATTGTAGATGTCGTTCTTCCTAAGGCACAAACAACATTGAAGTACAAGAGGAAGCATAAGAACATGAGGGTCAGACATACTCAGTAGTGTAGTATTTGTATTAGGGATACTTTTATTGTTTGTAatttattttgacttttttataaATTCaggatttattaatttatatatgaCACTTTCATCTTATTTGATAAATGTATGgtttagtttataaaaaaattattatgatattGTCTATTACGGTGTATttctaaaaattaatcaaaatttacTATCTATAATGAATACAAATATGCACTTATGTATTCTGTCTAGAGTGAATCAATTTATGTCAAAATGAGGATGTCTCAGTTAGAAATGCATGAGGTTCATATAGGGTGAATACAAAAGTGTATCTTGAGACTAAttttaagcaaaaaaaaaaaaaaaagagagagagagagagagaagtgtgactcatttaaatatatatttggtGTGAAAAGGGTGCATCCAAAAATACATTTTCAAATTCATATGAATATTTTGTGAATTCGACCCAAAAACTTCTAGTTAAGCTGGAAgatacattttttttctttaatattagACTATATTTATTAAATCAGAATTTTAATGAGACACTTTTTCAAACTcttttcctctttgagttgagaTTTCATGACATCTTTAAATTTTAATGAAACTACAATAtttgtagggaccaaaaacttatttaaccctactAAAAAGTCGCATATTTTATAAATAGTTAAGTTACTATTTCAAATTTCATTAACtactaaataatataataatattcaaaattaagccaccattattttatttcaaaaagaataattttttttacataaggttatttaatttttttttaccactCACCCTCACATTGAGAGATACTccatccgtctcataataagtgtctcatttgcacttttttcatgtctcaaaataaatgtctctttagaaaaccaatgcaacatttattaatttttttcactactatacccctatttataactttcacgtttttcaactactCTATTATCTATAACAAATAAGGGTACTTTTGTAAATGATATTAACtttatcattaaaaccaacacattcaatcattttcttaagaaccgcgcaaaactcaaataggacacttattatgagacggagagaGTAAGAGAGATTAAAAACATGTAAGTAAACTCGTGACAAAGGAACATGCCCCCATGCAAAACACACACTCTTTAGACCTTAGTTGTCACAACTCACAACAAATATAAAATTCATAAACCAAGAATAAAATCCTAGACAACACCAACCCCCAATGCACTGGATCGAATTTCTGTTTCAAAATTCTGATTCTCCTCTAAAACAGTGATTAATAATTTCTTAATCATTAAAATCACATTGcatatattccataaaatatTAATTGTACTTACTATTACTATATTCAATAGTTCTTAATTTTTTCTATAAGTGAAGAGAGTGAGGACAGTTTCTTCCCATGTGCCATTCTGTACACTGCACCccaaaacctcattgattcctttCTGGTTATATCAGACCTACCCATCTCATTATCCATAAACAGGACAAAACTCCACCAACTGCCTTTAAACCTTTCTTACACAAATATAGGATCTCCTTATTCTTTACACATTCATATCTTCAATATTATACATCCCATTTTTCACCTTCATAGTGAGTCATATCTGAATTCGAATTTAGGGTTGACAAACGGACATACTTTTCGCTATGTACAAGTAAGTATGTAAAAATTAAGATGGGGCATGACACAAATAATTAAGGGTATATACCTAAACTTTGCatctttaaaaattaaaagttatataAAATGTTGTTAATGCTCGCACTTGTAAaaaactgaagaaaaaaaaaagaggtgaGACGGGTGAATATATTAAAGGGTGAGAGACTAAAACCTTTATGCGTTTCGAAAAAAACACAGACAAATCAAACATGTTTGATGGATAAGTTTTTAATTAAGATGAAATATATCTCTTCCCATCTCATCTCATGCAAGTACTCTTAAATTTTTAAGAATTAATTTATGCTTTAATatagatttaaattatttttaaaaataatttttaattaacttaatttaaaagaaaaagtaaaTTGTCTTTCTCTCTCTTGAATTTTTCATCTATATAAACATTTAAAGTTATAAAATCATATTACCAAGCTGATAGAGATTAGTTTCCATCCAAACTAATAAATATTTCACTCCTAtatttaccaaaaaaaaatcatcatttaTTTCTATTCACATGCAATGCaaaattcagaagaaaaaaaagcaaatacacaaataaaaaaaatgatttcctAACCCCCCTACCCCATTTCATGATTAAATATAATATCCTCATATATTTTAGCCTacaatggaatttcaatgttggtaTGTCTTAAATTTTTCAAtatttgtgaatatatatgtGCATGTGAATGTGATAGCTACGTTTGAATGACCATGCTAGGTACACTAAACTTCATTTAAGTCAAAGGTAGTTTCAATCAAATTACTATTAAAGCTAAAGATCATAAAGAAGTAGCCAGAATGCTCTCCTTGTGTTTTGAAACAATTTATGCATTGAATTTGACAGGCTATAAGGTTGAATATTAGGGTTGATAGGGGAGTTGGAGTGGTCACTTTTCAACATTCTTTGTAATTAATTATTTGTCATTAAGTGAGTAATATTGTTTTCTTTATCTAGGTCTAGTTTTATCATAGACAATTCTATTTGAAAAGTCCATTCAACCACCCTTGATTCATTATATTTCATAACCAAGATATTGCCGTCACGGATGCGGTTGTAATTGCAGGTATTACAATTGTAATGATTGTAATTGTTGTGGCGTACATTGAGGGCGGTTGTTGCGtggatattaatatatatattttagaaacttttaaaattgattttaaattactCACTTGTGTCGTAATTataagagaattttttttttttaaaatttattgaataaaaatgtagttgaacaaaatataatttaaatagattgtttattcaataaatttaaaaaatacttttttttattataaaaattagagAGAATATATCTGAAATATATTAAGATTTGAGATTTAAAATTGCGTTTATAGACTGCAATTTAAAATCATAAATGAAATTATTGTGTTAAAAAAGACCGGAAATCAAGCGGCTTAACACCTAAGTCATGATTGACAAACAAATAcatagaaatgaaaaaaaaaaattaaaaaccggTAGAGGTTCAACAATTTAACTCATATTTAACTTCAATACAATTTAATTTCAACCAAATTATAGAACAATCGAGGTCAGACCGATCAACGAGCCGATCAGTTTCTGATTCACCAGGTCAATTtagtccgatttttaaaacattatttaaAACCGTCCTAATCAATGTGTCATGGAAGACTAAAACGTAAACACttcctataaaaatttgattactTAATTTGTCCTATTTTGGTTATATTCTATACCTATTATGTTAAACTAAACAACACTTGATTCGTTGCGTATAGATATACACAAGAAGAACAAACCAAAACAATgagttaattaatttatcattttCCATAATCCTCACATAAAACACAAGAAAAAACAAGCATTTGCGTAATCAGCGCCTGTGAGTATTTGTTGGAATAATTGATATTCTCAGAGAGAGATTATTATAATGCAAAAAGCATattatcttttcaatttttttaaaagggtTTTTGATTCCATAGTAGGTGGCAAAGTTTTGGATTCATGTATGAGAAAAGGTAGCGGAAAAAAAGGTGAAAGAGTGAAGTTAAGCAAATGGATTTGTATGAGAATAATTACAAATGTAAAGGGAATCAATGTTGGGATGTATCTGACTTTATGCGGCTGTGAAAAGCTCAAtaagtgattttttttataagttagTTTGGTTTTCTGTCTCATGGAATGTCAGTAATCTAAAGTGCTGGATAGGGAAATGAGCTAGCTTGCAAGCAACATCATCTCATCACATTATCCCATGCAGATATTTTCTCGTATTCACAGCCGCGTTCTCTCATTCAATCAAGATCAGATGATTCAGATTCTAGATCGGTATTTTATTAGTGTATTCATACAGTCGAATTTGTTCACTTAAGATCAGATGATTCAGATTCCAGATCGGTATTTTATAagtgtaaaataaaaaattaaacctaATATTACTGATGTTCTGACTGCGTGAATGCCTAAGCAATCCCGCATGGAATTCAAATAATTCTCAATATACTTTATAAAAATTTTTACCCTAAGGTacattcattctctctctctctaaattcTGCACAGTGATTAATTTCCACGTTGCTTTGATGTATATATATCAGAAGATGATGTCAACATGAACAAGTACTGTTGTCCACATGGAGAATAATGAGCTACACTACAAAGGATTAGTTTTGCTCCAAATTTAGAACTCTAGCTTTCAGTTTCTTCATTCATAATGGAAATAGAATAACTCTTCTGTGAAAATTTCTGGTTATGACACAATAGTTAATGATATTTCTCTATGGATATAGAAGATAAAGATCATAATGAATTCGAATATTTACCACTTGAGTTAACCCTATTTATTTTCGAAGAaatgcaagaaaataaaataaattactaGATAAATACAAGCATATATAgttgtatttttatattaataaaaacttATTAGTCGGAAAATTATTGATGTATTGTTCTCGAAAGGattagtttttgtttcgattGAGACGTTGAAGAAGTATATTATGTCAGAGGTTCAGAGTTCGATCTCTGATAGTAATATTTTCCGATCTTCTTAACAAATTAACAACTAATATATATCTTAGAAAAATAATTATCGACGcgttgaaaattttaatatacgATCTTATTAAATATCGACGGAAACATAAATTATAATGTCATGATGATGAATTTTCAGTCAATCAAAATAATTCAACTTTTGTCTATATAGTTACTGTAAATGTTATCATGACAAACAACTTTGCAGATATCTGAATCTGAAACCCTTTTTGATggaaaaaacaaatcaaacatctttataaagtaaagaaattaaGAAAAAGTAAACACAAACAACAACATGCTATGAACATAAGAGAAGAAGAATCTATATTCATTAGGAAAATTTGAAGAATTTTCTTTCTATATATGCTACTATAAAGTACTATTATACCTTGGATCTTGTACCAAGCCTTAACTCCAGATCTAGCTCTTCAATTGAATTAGGGCTAAACTCGAACATCTTTGCTTGGATATTTTGTTGATTATGATCAAAAGTGCTTTTTGAGTTTGAGAATAATTGATTTGATGAAGAATCTATTTTCATCCTCTTCTTGCAATTCATCACATCTTCTTCAAGTGGATGAGCTCTACACAAAACCAAATTCAAGCTCATTGATAAATCACTTTCATCATCATTTTCCCTTTTACCTCTTAACCTAGAATCCAATATTCCCTTGGAGACTTTTTCATCAAGAATATTATCATTATCAACTTCTCGTTGAAACTTCGGCGAACATAACCTATCGTCTCGAGGTAAGTTCAACCATGATTCCGAGGAcgaaattagggtttcatctcTGAATAAATCCTTAGAGCCTGAGGAGAGATCGAGACGAGAATTAGGGCTAGTTTTCTCATAAACCAAACCACAAAGAGGTGGATTAGGGAAGAGGTTACTATTATAAGCCAAATAGTTATGATCACTTTGAATAATCGGcttttgatgaagaagacgaTGATTTTCGATTTCAACctcgtgatgatgatgatgaaatagaATTTGATCATTTGGTGCTTGTTGCTTTAGTCTTGCTCTATCTTTTCTATGAACATTCATATGTCCACCTAATGCTTGTGCTGACCTAAACTCTCTTCTACAAAAGCTACAAGAATATGATCTTGGAGGCCATATACATCCACCAAGTGAACCTGCAGCTGCATCTTCAGCAAAAGCTTGTTCTTCCCATGAATCACCATaacaagaagtagaagaagaaggaatAGTAACAATATTTGTATTAGAACTCATTGAGTATTTTCTCTTTGTTTGAATCCAACATTGATCCTGTTCCATTGATACAAAGATCACAAAAgcaatatttatatataagacAAAGAAATTAATCAAAAGCTATATGAACTGGAATTACTATCTAGGGCTTATAAATAGATGAAGTATTGATTAAGagagtgttttgttttgtttggttgaAGATATGTGTGATATGAAGTGTAGAATACTCTAACTTGGTTGTATTTTGGTGCATGATTAAACCAAACACTTTTGGTGTTTTTTGTGTTTGGTTTTGAAAAAGAGTCAAAGAGGGACACACACACTAACTTGCCctttttttctgcatttttcttagtGAGGTGAAGATAAGCAAAAGCAGCCATGGATTTGAAAATTAGTAATGTGGGACCCAATGTTTTAACTATAGGTCTGATCGCATTACAATCACGTAAAGACTTTTGTGATTTCGATCAGTACACGTATTACGACGCTGATTACAGTCGTCGCGGTGTGAATTAAGTACAATTTACTATTTATCATAAAATCAATTACGATTACGTAAAGGCTTTTGCGATTTCGATTAGTACACATATTGCGACGCTGATTGCAGTCGTCGCGGTGTGAAATGAGTACAATTTATTATTTATCAGTGATAACAGTATCGATATCAAAATCTTCCGATTTTAAAACTTTGGTGGGACCTTTGATGTCTTACATATAATAACATGAGATGTGAGGTGGGGGTGGATAGAGTACAATATACTGACTTAACTTCAAAAAAAATCTGACTGCAATCTCATCAGGGCTTTGAGATCCAACAATGTGTTGTCCTTTTTGTTTTGAGGAAATTATGTCCTTTGGTTTTCATTTTTATTGTACATAGAACAAGTAGGGTTTTCATGTGTCCTTTTTATAttctgaataataataataataaaaagataatacTTCTTACAATAATGATACTAGTAgggaatattaaatttatatatacataGGAGGTATCGATCAATCCAtaaatgaataaattattttatacaactataattaataatatgttgGATATATGTGTGACAAGGAGTATTAACAATATTAGAGTAGaaaaagtatattttttttaagCGGATGGTATTATGTGGTCTAGATTATTTTgatgtaaaataattattttttgttgaGAAATTTTATTGGATAATTATTATATGTTTCTGATCATTAATTTGGTATGGAACTGGGTTCATGTCAATATTTTGAgtttgagaatttttttattaGACACAGAGCTGGACTCACTCAAGTACGTGGTTGGACGTCTAGGAATGTGTTGGGTTGGGGTGAAAAATGGACATTCCCACCTTGTAAAAGCTCTGAGAAAAATGGAGTAGGGGAAGACACTGCTCAGGGTGAGAATCTAAAACTTTGTTCATCCCTGAAAAAAATGAGGACGAAGTAGCACGACCCTCGGGCACTGCACATGTTAGCCTAATAATTACAAAAATTTGTTTTTTGGTTGTGTTGTTGTTTTGctttgttgtgtttgttttggtcTAGTCTTTGTCAGGTTTGTTTTGGCCTAGTCTTTGTCAGCGTTGTTCTGGTACTCTTTTCCTTTATTCTCCTGATATTTACtactacaaaaaaaatatttttaatttcaaaacgTAAAATGCATTTTACCTCGGCTAAAGAAGAGAGGTAATAAATAAGGGTGTCATGAAAAATAACGACTTTATCCCTCACTTTTTAAAACACCGAGGAGAAAATGCTTATGCGTATGGATCCGGAccccaaattttaaattttaaatctgATTCATCACCTCCACTATTGGTAAAGATTTGATGTTGAATCCTTGTTTCATTGAAATATTGGAGAAGATAAAATGTTGGATGCAATATATTTCAGATCCCTTTTACATTAATTTGTTTATGATGTAAAACAagaaaagggttagttaaatgaatgagtatatgattattgatgaacaccgtaaaaaaattgattattgaAGAACACAAATCTTAAACACAATTTATTTTCTACTCTTGCAATCCATCGTAGAGAACTTTATTGAGTTTTTTACGCTTCAAAGTTTTCATGTTATATGTTTCGTTAACAATTATTGATATTCAAAATGTTTTTATAATGGATGTCAATTAGGTTTTACGCAGATCCCTATTGGGaatgtcttgagcgttgatactcgTGAAATTATCACGCCAAAATTATTTTCTCTGATCTGACAAAAGCCGAGGTAAAAAGTGTATAAGCTTTTTTtaacattacattgtttacacaaaatattaaattacattattacAAAAAATGCAGTGCTATCATAGTAGTTGTTCTTAGAGAACAACACATATTTGCTCTAATCTAGAACATGTT contains:
- the LOC131606353 gene encoding zinc finger protein 10-like: MEQDQCWIQTKRKYSMSSNTNIVTIPSSSTSCYGDSWEEQAFAEDAAAGSLGGCIWPPRSYSCSFCRREFRSAQALGGHMNVHRKDRARLKQQAPNDQILFHHHHHEVEIENHRLLHQKPIIQSDHNYLAYNSNLFPNPPLCGLVYEKTSPNSRLDLSSGSKDLFRDETLISSSESWLNLPRDDRLCSPKFQREVDNDNILDEKVSKGILDSRLRGKRENDDESDLSMSLNLVLCRAHPLEEDVMNCKKRMKIDSSSNQLFSNSKSTFDHNQQNIQAKMFEFSPNSIEELDLELRLGTRSKIQISAKLFVMITFTVTI